In the genome of Verrucomicrobiota bacterium, the window TCAACTTTTGTGTCTGACGCACAATCTGCTGCTCCTCTTCGAGCACGACGTCCTGGGGCCGGCCGGAGTCCAAAACCAGGCCGAAGATCGCCGCCGGGCCCAACGATTGGCCGTGGCCAAAAAGTTAGTGAAGAAAAAATCTCTCCCCTGGCCAAAACTCCTGGATTTGCTTCACCGCGCCACTCAGCACAGCGTGAAACTTATTCGCTGGCTGCGCGCCCATTTTTTCTCTCCAGCTTCCTGTAGCCAAGCCTTGGCCTCCCTGCGCCTACTTTATGCCAAATCTTGAACCGGAATCTTGGACACCATTCTTGATGGGGATTGGGGTCACATCTCACAATTAGATTCTGCATAGAACCGATAGGTTTTTCAGCAGGAGTCTTTCGGCTCCGTGGAGCCCCGCGGGCGCCCGTCGCGGCAGCAGGCATGGACCATCCCCACGCGGGTGGGGAGAACGTTGGGACGGGGACAGGAGCGTCAGCGATTCTCGGACCATCCCCACGCGGGTGGGGAGAACCGACCTATCGACAAAAAGGACTCTGGAAAGGACGGACCATCCCCACGCGGGTGGGGAGAACTCTGGATTGCCAACAACTTACGGCGGTCTTTCTCCTTTAAGCCGGCTGTTCTTAGAACGGTACATTCGACTCCTCCACCCATTCTTCGGCCACCAACCACAGACCGGAGATTTCCGTGTCCCGCCGGTGCGTATCTCCATAGGTCTCGATCTTGAAGCCCTGGCAATTGTTGTCGCTGGAAATGATCAGCATGCCCAGCCCTGCGGCGTTGCGTTTGATGTAGTCCAGCGTCTTGTCGCGGGTGCGCCGGTTCAGCGTGCCGACGAACACATTGGGCCTTGGCTCAACGAACCATCGCTTGAGCATTCCCCGGACGGCCTCCGGCGTGTGGTTGGCAACGATCACAGTCATTCAGTTCAGTATTCAGTGTTCCAATGTTCAACGTTCTGTGTTCGGAGTTGAGGGAGGTTCCGGACTTGCCGCCGGGGCTAACAGCGCTTCCAGGTCTTTGGGGATTCGCTGGAGCAGCCGCTCTTCCTCGACGCGCTGCTTGAGCAGTTTCCGCGTGAGCTCGCCGTCGTCCTTCGAGTCCTGCCGGATGGCCAGGAACGCGGCGGGGATGCTGGTCAAATGTTTGTAGAGATCGGCCACGTCGTAAACGAACGGCAGCGTGCCCGCGTCGTGAATGAATCCGAGCGAGGGCACATAACCGAGCGAACACACCACAGCGGCGCACAAGGCATAAAGGCTCGCGTTGGCGGCGGACAGCGCGCGGTTGACAGGGTCCGCCATCTCCCAGTTGTCCTTGTTGTAGTTGCGGCCTTTCCACGTGACACCGTGCTGCAGGCCGAGTTTCGCGTAGAGCGTCCGCACGCGCAGACCTTCCATCCCGCGCAATTCCTTGACCGTGCGGCTTTCGACATCCACGTCCGGGAAACGCATCTTGAACATGCGCCGGGCGATCTCCGCGCGGCGTTTCTTGTCCGCCCAGGCGGCGGCGTGGTAACGGGGCATATCGTTGTCGTGGTTCGGAGCGAGGCCGAAGGCGTAGAAGCGCATCCCTTCCTCGCCCATCCAGCAAACGGGCGTATTCGAATCCGCGCACGCTTTCATGGCTGCGTGGGTGACGGTAGTGCCAGGGCCGAGGACGATGGCGGAAAGGGTCGCCACGGGGAGCCGGCAGAGCAAGCCGTCGGCGCCGATCCATTTGACGCTCGAATCATCGACTTCGAGCCGGCCGTGTTCGAGGTAAATGGGCGTCCACCGGTCGCGGGCCATGGCGAGGGTTTCCAAGGGGGGGCGTTCAAAGATGGGCATGAGTGTGAGTGTTGGAGCGTCAAAGCGTTGGAGCGTTACATCGGAACGCGATACAGCTTACGAATCCTTCGCGGCGCGTGGCGCTGGCCGATAGGTGCGCCGAAGGCGACGGGTGTGTCGTTCAAGACTTCATCGTCGGCTTCGTCGGCGCTGGCGTCCTCGATCTGATCGAATTGTGTGATGGCAGCCGTTTCCGGATAGCCAGCGCGATGCAGAAGCGCGCGCCACGCGGTTTCCTGATCCGGGGCGGTTGCGACCAGGATTGGGCTGGCCGGCAGACAGCACTTGCGTCCCAGCCAAAGGCCCCACTTCGGATTCCGCAGGGCAGCAGCGACTTGCTCAACCAGCGCACTATCTCCTTGCAACAGTACTCCGAAGCAGGCGTCGAGCAGGTAGTGGCGATAGCTGATGACTGGATTCTTGAGGGTCTTGTTGTCCGCGGAGCGCGGCATGGATTGCCAATCGTCACCCGCGTCGTAACCGCCCCCAATGGTGTGGAAATCCTCCAAACGAAGGATGGGCAGTGGCCGGCCTCGACGCTGCCTGGGCATCACGACAACGAGACAATGCATGGACGCGAGCGGGGCAATGTTCTCGGATTCCTCTGTGCGGAATTTGTCCACGCCCATCGCCGCTGCGAGCAAACCGACCACGCCGCTTTTGGTGGGAAAGAGCGCGGTCGTACGCCGCGTGAAGCGCGAGGCGAAGCCCCACGATTGCATCGGGCCGTCCAGCAGAAGCGCCAGGCAAGAGTTATTGGACATGGCGGGTCAGGCGTTGGACGAATTCGTTGAGCGATGTATCGGGAAGGATTACTTCCTCGTCGCAGGCTATGTCCCAGATCTTTTTGAGTTGCTCGTGGTGGGCGTTGAGCCTCTTTGTCGATTCGTCGAGCAGTCCGTTCTTGGACCAAACGGGCTGTTCAAAAGCGTTCACGAGCTGCAATGGCTGGCCGGCTTTCTTGAAAATCCCCAGCACGAACGAGGGCAGGGTGTGCGCGTTCATGGAGTTTTTCCGGGCGCCTGGCGTGGCCAGGAGTGTCGCGCGGATGAAGGCGTCCACGACTTTGCGGCGCTCATCGGCCGTCAGTTTGTCCAGGTGGTCTGGATCGGAAAGCAGGTCGAGGTTGACGGCGGCATAGCGATAATAGACTGCGGATGTGAACTCCAAGGTGCCGATCATTCCTGCTCCGGCGTCTTCGCTTTTGGGCTTGAGGTCATCCACGGCCGAGTAGAAGTCGAGGTCGTTTTCGGCGCGGTGTGTGGAGAGCGCATGGCTGAACATCGCCGCTCCTTCAAGTGTCAGGGACGGCAGGCTGGCCGCCATTCGACCGAACAGGGCGATGTCCGCGCCGTCGAGCAACCCGGCAGCCTTGCAGAATTGGTCGAGTTTCTTTTCGTACTCTTTGGACTCGGGATTGGCCTTCAGCAACTCGGCCACTTGCTTGGCGATGGATTCGATTTCAGACGGTGCCAGAAAGGTGAGCGTGCCGACTTGCGGCTCCGCCGCGTGCTTACCCGAACGCGCGTCGAGTTTGGCCAGTTTGTCAGCGATGTTGGCGGCGTGCTCGGCGGCCGCCTTCTCGGCTACGCCATTCTTCTTGAGGCCGTCGGTGAAGGGGCCGACAATCAGCTTGGTGCGCTGACCATTGAAGCGAGCACCAGGCAGGTTGACCTGCGCGTATTCGCGGATCGCGCGTTTGAGGCATTGGCTGCTGAGGCGGGCGCGGGGCACGCCGCCGAACGTGGCGGTCTTGGGCGCGCCCACGTCGTCACGGTTGAGGCAGGAGACCGGGAAGGATTGCAGGATGTGGAGTTCGATCAGTCGCATGGTCGGTGGAGGGTTAATGGTTGAGGGTTGAGAGTTGAATGGCTTTCCGTGGGGCAGTAGATTCCGCGCATGAGCACGGTGAAAGAAATCGAAGAAGCGATTGAACAGCTTTCCACGAAAGAAAAGTGGGACCTGCACAACTGGCTCGCGGAGCAAATGGCTGATGAGTGGGACCGCCAGATCGAGGCCGATGCGAAGGCTGGGAAGCTGGACAAACTTTGGGCCAAAGCCAAGGCTGACATCGCGGCGGGGCGGGTGAAGCCACTGGATGAATTCCTCGACCACAAGTGATTTCTGGAGCAGCTATGCCGCGCTTCCGCCTGAAATAATGGCCAAAGCCAGGAAGGCGTTTCGACTTTGGAAAAAGTCGCCTTATCATCCCAGCCTCCATTTCAAGAAGGTGGGTGATTATTGGTCCGCCCGCGTTGATCGCAAGTGGCGCGTGCTTGGCAGAATGCATAACGACATCCTCTATTGGTTCTGGATTGGTCCTCACGACGAGTACGAGCGCTTAATCGCTGAGTGATATCGGCGCCAGCACAAGCATTCCAAAACCGAACGCCTTGGCGGAACCAATTCCGCGCACAAAAGCCTCCCGGAATTTCGTGGCGTCGGTGACTTGCAGGACGCCCTGGAACTCGACTGCGTGATGGACACCGCGCGCGCCGGGCTTGAAGAAATATTCGCGTCCGCGGGGAATAGTGCGGACCTTGTCGAGGTCCACCGCGAAACCACCGGCTTCGGCTTTTCGATTGAGCCACGCCAGCAGGTCTTCGCGACGGGTAAGTGACACGCGCCGCGAATTCCGGTTGCGATCAATGCGGCCGTCCGGCCGTACGACCTTCGATTTGTCAGGATCGATGATCTTCTTCGTCGGGTTCGCCAGGAGACTGAAACGGTATCGCGGATGGCCGAAGAAGGCCTCCGGGATGGGCTTGGTCTGAAAGCAATCTGTGGGGCACCAGCCGGGCTTGCTCGCGGGCGTCGCCGACACGATGAGCAGCCGGTGCGCGTCGTCAATCTGGTCCACGCGCGTCAGGAAATCGCGCGGCGCACCCCCGCGTCCGCCAAAGGCCTGCCATACGCGCTGATGCCAATCGTAAGTGTCGCGGATGCGGAGCTGGCGCGTCGCCAGCTCGTACGGCACGAGGATTTGCGTGAGGTAAGTCATGTGGGTTCCTCCTCTCTGGATTCGGGTTCTTCGATGCGACGCGCGGGCCAGAACTCGGAGGCCCAGCGGACGCGGATATCGTCGGCGTTCCAATCCCAGCGCCACAGATCCTCGAAAAGCCGCTGGTAGTTCACGCCAGCTCCCTTCGACGAGGCGAGCCGAATCCATGCGCGAAGCAACTCGGCCAGTTGCTCGGAGGAACCCGCTGCGAGCAGACGCCGGAAACGGCGTTCGTAGCTCTCCGGCAGTTTTCCATCGCTGCTGTCCTTCATGGCAATCTGGCGGCACGTGGCGCCGAAGTTGGCGGAATCGTTTTCCTCCGGGTGCGTGGCGTAGAGCGCGGCGACGGCCGCATAGACGGGCCGTTCAATATCGCCGCCGAGGTCCGCAATAACAGGCCAGGCATCGATGCGGAGGCCGGGGCTAATGGCGCGGCGGAGCGCGGCCACCTTGCCGCGGTTGTCTTTGATGCGGCGCAAGCCGGTGACGAACTGTGCTGCGCGGGATTGGGGAGTGGGAGTGGTCATGGTTTGCGGGTGCGTTTGGCTTTTGGCCCCTCGCCGTCCTTCTTCGGCGAAGCGGTTCGGAGAAACAGTTGTTGTCGGCCTTTGGCGAAGGCTTCGATCTGCCGAGGGGTTTGGCGCGGGCATGCAAATTCATAAGCCTCTTTCGCGGCGGCGCGAACGGCTTTGCCCCACGGCGTGGCGGCGAAGTCGGCGGCGAGCGCGGGCGTTTCGGTGAGGGCGAGCAACGTCGGGACGTGCTGTTCGATAGCGGTCCAGAAGTGTCGGCGCGCTTTGTCGTAAGGTGGGGGTTCAAGTTTGAGAGCGCTGGCGTATGCCTTGACGCTGCTTCCGACAGCTCGTTCCCAGTTTTCTGCGAACGCTACGCCTGCTTCATAGACCTGCCGCCCCGTATCCTGGAACATCCCGGCGGGCAGGTTGTAGGTGGCTTCAACCACGTCTTCAATTTTGGCTTTGTCCGTGACCAGAGCTCCAAGCCATAGTGCGGCACCTTTACTTTCCGGAAGATTGCTCAACGTCGGAGGGCCGGAGGCAGCATCTTTGCTCGCACGACGACGCACAGTGATTGCGGGAAGCTGTCGCCAGAGACTTCGCTCAAGCGAAGCGGAAAGGACGCCCAAACCATCTTTTCGCTCCACGAGCGTGGCCGAAGCCTCCCTGAACTCAGGGTAAATCGGATAATCCAAGCCATTGCCGAGGATGATCTCTTTGCCCTCTTCCGAAAGGCGGATGGCGCGCGCAAGGGGTACGAGCCGGCCGAGGTAAGTCATCGTTGCGGTGTGGATTTCGGCTTTGGCGGCAAGAGATGGAACAAGGAGTTCCCAAACGGGTTTCCCCCAGCCGTCCCGGCCAAAGGAATAGGAAGCCTGCTCGCGGTCGAGCAAGTTCAAGTGGATTGTTTGGAGCAGCATTGCCCCAGTCAGATAGCAGTGCAACATGCTGGCGGCCGCTGCGGGAGCATGGCGCCCTGTGCATTTAGGGATCTCACGCCCACTCCATTTCACAGCGCCGATAATCCCTGCTGGCGAAAGGCACTGGAACGTCAGCAGCGCCAGAGCCAGTTGCGCCGGCGTGCGCGAGCGCTCGCTGCCGCCGGCGTTGTCGAAGATGGTAGCGTTGTTTCCAGTGGCGAGCGTCAAATCGAGCTTGGTTGCCGCGTTGCCTTCGCCGTCCTCCTTCCCTGGTTTCAGATTCGGCACTTGGAGAAATCGCGCCCCCTCGCCAAACAACTCGAATGACGCCTTCCACTGGCGCAGGTATTCGCGAACGCTTTCGGGAATCCGGTCGCAGCATTCTTCCCACTCGCTGCGGTCTGCCGGCCCATTGAGCGCCGCTTGCGTTACGCAGATCAACAACCGAAGCAGGGCGATGCGTTCATGAGGCTTCGCGACCAGGTCCGTGATGTCTGCAGCACGCGCAAAGAATTCGTCGAGGCCC includes:
- the cas2e gene encoding type I-E CRISPR-associated endoribonuclease Cas2, which produces MTVIVANHTPEAVRGMLKRWFVEPRPNVFVGTLNRRTRDKTLDYIKRNAAGLGMLIISSDNNCQGFKIETYGDTHRRDTEISGLWLVAEEWVEESNVPF
- the cas1e gene encoding type I-E CRISPR-associated endonuclease Cas1 — protein: MPIFERPPLETLAMARDRWTPIYLEHGRLEVDDSSVKWIGADGLLCRLPVATLSAIVLGPGTTVTHAAMKACADSNTPVCWMGEEGMRFYAFGLAPNHDNDMPRYHAAAWADKKRRAEIARRMFKMRFPDVDVESRTVKELRGMEGLRVRTLYAKLGLQHGVTWKGRNYNKDNWEMADPVNRALSAANASLYALCAAVVCSLGYVPSLGFIHDAGTLPFVYDVADLYKHLTSIPAAFLAIRQDSKDDGELTRKLLKQRVEEERLLQRIPKDLEALLAPAASPEPPSTPNTER
- the cas5e gene encoding type I-E CRISPR-associated protein Cas5/CasD, with the translated sequence MSNNSCLALLLDGPMQSWGFASRFTRRTTALFPTKSGVVGLLAAAMGVDKFRTEESENIAPLASMHCLVVVMPRQRRGRPLPILRLEDFHTIGGGYDAGDDWQSMPRSADNKTLKNPVISYRHYLLDACFGVLLQGDSALVEQVAAALRNPKWGLWLGRKCCLPASPILVATAPDQETAWRALLHRAGYPETAAITQFDQIEDASADEADDEVLNDTPVAFGAPIGQRHAPRRIRKLYRVPM
- the casB gene encoding type I-E CRISPR-associated protein Cse2/CasB, translating into MPAPNPSADRSLRQRPTTTVSPNRFAEEGRRGAKSQTHPQTMTTPTPQSRAAQFVTGLRRIKDNRGKVAALRRAISPGLRIDAWPVIADLGGDIERPVYAAVAALYATHPEENDSANFGATCRQIAMKDSSDGKLPESYERRFRRLLAAGSSEQLAELLRAWIRLASSKGAGVNYQRLFEDLWRWDWNADDIRVRWASEFWPARRIEEPESREEEPT
- the cas6e gene encoding type I-E CRISPR-associated protein Cas6/Cse3/CasE; this encodes MDSARLVEGSWRELPAAFRGSVALGLERRRYPRPLGLRVLARASHRRTRIQRGGTHMTYLTQILVPYELATRQLRIRDTYDWHQRVWQAFGGRGGAPRDFLTRVDQIDDAHRLLIVSATPASKPGWCPTDCFQTKPIPEAFFGHPRYRFSLLANPTKKIIDPDKSKVVRPDGRIDRNRNSRRVSLTRREDLLAWLNRKAEAGGFAVDLDKVRTIPRGREYFFKPGARGVHHAVEFQGVLQVTDATKFREAFVRGIGSAKAFGFGMLVLAPISLSD
- the casA gene encoding type I-E CRISPR-associated protein Cse1/CasA, coding for MTPGFTITLRGGGQATVGLDEFFARAADITDLVAKPHERIALLRLLICVTQAALNGPADRSEWEECCDRIPESVREYLRQWKASFELFGEGARFLQVPNLKPGKEDGEGNAATKLDLTLATGNNATIFDNAGGSERSRTPAQLALALLTFQCLSPAGIIGAVKWSGREIPKCTGRHAPAAAASMLHCYLTGAMLLQTIHLNLLDREQASYSFGRDGWGKPVWELLVPSLAAKAEIHTATMTYLGRLVPLARAIRLSEEGKEIILGNGLDYPIYPEFREASATLVERKDGLGVLSASLERSLWRQLPAITVRRRASKDAASGPPTLSNLPESKGAALWLGALVTDKAKIEDVVEATYNLPAGMFQDTGRQVYEAGVAFAENWERAVGSSVKAYASALKLEPPPYDKARRHFWTAIEQHVPTLLALTETPALAADFAATPWGKAVRAAAKEAYEFACPRQTPRQIEAFAKGRQQLFLRTASPKKDGEGPKAKRTRKP
- the cas7e gene encoding type I-E CRISPR-associated protein Cas7/Cse4/CasC encodes the protein MRLIELHILQSFPVSCLNRDDVGAPKTATFGGVPRARLSSQCLKRAIREYAQVNLPGARFNGQRTKLIVGPFTDGLKKNGVAEKAAAEHAANIADKLAKLDARSGKHAAEPQVGTLTFLAPSEIESIAKQVAELLKANPESKEYEKKLDQFCKAAGLLDGADIALFGRMAASLPSLTLEGAAMFSHALSTHRAENDLDFYSAVDDLKPKSEDAGAGMIGTLEFTSAVYYRYAAVNLDLLSDPDHLDKLTADERRKVVDAFIRATLLATPGARKNSMNAHTLPSFVLGIFKKAGQPLQLVNAFEQPVWSKNGLLDESTKRLNAHHEQLKKIWDIACDEEVILPDTSLNEFVQRLTRHVQ